Part of the Polyangia bacterium genome is shown below.
TCGCCTGGATGAAGCGCCTGGCGGAATTTCAGCCCCACTTCATCGAAGAGCCCACCAGCCCCGACGATGTTCTCGGTCATGCCGCCATCGCCCGCGCCATCGCCCCCATCGCCGTGGCCACCGGCGAGATGTGCCAGAACCGGGTGATGTTCAAGCAGCTCCTGCAGGCCAAGGCCATCGGCTACTGTCAGATCGACAGTTGCCGCCTGGGTGGTGTCAACGAAGTGCTGGCGGTGTTACTGCTGGCGAAGAAATTCGGCGTTCCGGTTTGGCCGCACGCCGGCGGGGTGGGCTTGTGCGAATACGTCCAGCACCTGTCGATCATCGACTATGTCTGCGTCAGCGGCTCGCTGGACGATCGTCTGACTGAATACTCCGACCACCTGCACGATCTGTTCGTCGATCCGATCGTCACGCGCAACGGACGCTATATGCCGCCGGTCGCGGCCGGGTACAGCGCGACGATGAAACCGGACGAGCTGGACCGGTACGAATTCCCCGGCGGGCCGGCCTGGACCGGCGCCGCCGAGAATTGATCGTCCGGCTGGCTCTTACTGCGGCAGGACCCGGCGATAGAACAAGATGGCGTTCTTGAACATCACCTTGTCGCGCTGGGCCGGAGTCTTCGTCGCCAGGTAGTCCTCGGCGATCTTGACCTCTTCGGCCACCGTGCCGGCCAGCTTCACCACCGGCCAGTTGCTGCCCCAGATCAGCCGATCCTCGCCGAAGGCGGCCCACAGGGCGTCGAAGACGCCCTTGTAGCTCATCATGTCCTTGGGCGCGACCCACGGCATGCTCTCGTCGCCGGTGGCGTTAGCGGCGTCGAAGAACGCCGACCACTTGATGTAGATGTTCGGCTGCGCGGCCAGCGACGTGATATCGGCCACCCAGGTCGGAACGGGCATCGCCGCGTCGATCTTCGCGCCGGCCATGTGATCGATGATGATGCGAATCTTCGGGAAGGCTTTGGCCAGGGCCACGACCTGCGCTTTCGGGTTCGTCTCCGCCGGGGGCTGGCCGGCCGGTCTCGAGACGCGGCTGATGATGTCCAGGGTCATGCCGCGCTTTTGCACCTCGGCCAGATTGGCCATCTGGGTGGCGTCTGTCAGATCGATCGTCCCGCTCCACAGGTAGACGCGCAGGCCGGAGATCATCTTGCTGCGATCGATGCCGTCGGCGGTCATGCCCGAGGTGTTCAGATCCAGGTTGCGGATGAAGTCCTTCGACGTGATGTCCAGCTCGGCCGCGTAATTGAAGAATTGATCGTTGCCCTTGATCTGGCTGAGCACCCAGTCGGTGTCGTAGTTGCCGGTGGCGTCGTTGTTGCGCGGGCTGGCCTCGACGACATTCGAGAGGATGACGTTCTGGCCGGCGATTTCATCGGCGTACGCCGGTCCGCAGGTGGCTTTGGCCCCGGCGGCCATCGTGCACGTCTTCGGCAGGTAGTCCTTGTAGAGGGTGGCGTTGGTCGAGGCCGGCCACACCACGCCCGGGCGCGACGGCTGGAACTCGTGAACGTGGGTGTCCATGATCGGCAGCGTCTTGCCGGTCTTCAGCGCCTGGAGCGCCATCGTGGTCGGGCTCAGCGTGGTGGCCGGCGTGCCGGGCGGCAGCCGACGGTAAAAGAGGATGGCGTTGTCGAACATCACCTTGTCGCGCACACCGGTCGGCTGCGTCGCCAGATAGGCCTCGGCGATGGTGAGCTCTTCTTTGATGCTGTTGCCGAGGGGCATGCCCTGTGTGCCGCCGAGCTCGGAGACCGGATAGTTCGAGCCCCAGATCATGCGATCCGGACCGAAGGCCATGAACAGCGCATCGAAGATGGCCTTGTAGCTCATCATGTCCTTGGGCGCGGTCCACGGCATGCTCTCGTCACCCGAGGCGTTGGCGGAGTCGAAGAAGGCCGACCACTTTATGTAGATGTTCGGCTTCGCCGCCAGCGAGGTGATGTCCGCCATCCAGTTCGGATCCGGCATTGCCGCCGCGATCTTCGCCCCGGCCATGTGGTCGATGATGATGCGGATGTTCGGGAACATGGTGGCCAGGGCCACGACCTGCGCTTTCGGGTTCGTCTCCGCCGGCGGCTGGCCGACCGGTCTCGAAACGCGGCTGATGATCTCAAGCGTCAGCCCTTGCTTTTGCACCTCGGCCAGGTTGGCCATTTGAATGGCGTTCGTGAGGTCGATGGTTCCGCTCCACAGATAGACGCGAAGGCCGACGATCTTGTCGGCGTTCGGGTTGGTCATCGGATCGACCTTCAGGTACGCGGTCAGATTGGTGATGAAGTCGGCCGACGTGATGTCCAGCTGGGCGACGTACCAGGGAAAGAACGCCTGCGTCGCCGGCGTCGCCGCCACCTGCCCGAGCAGCCACTGCGTGTCGTCGTTCCACGGGCTGGCTTCGACGATGCCGCTGCCCAGAATGCCCAGCGGCTGGGCGATGCCCATGTACGTCGGGGGCAGGTAGTCCTTGAACAGAACCGTGTTGGTCGAGGCCGGCCAGGCGACGCCCGAACGCGAGGGCTGGAAAAGGTGGACGTGAACGTCGGCGATGGGTTTGGTCACGCCCATGGCTTTGTTCAGCAGATCCATCGTGTGCTGATCCAGCGTCCCGTTGGTGCCGCCGGTGCCGCCGCCGGTGCCGCCGGCACCGCCCGAACCGGCCGCGGGCGGCGAAGACGAGCTGC
Proteins encoded:
- a CDS encoding amidohydrolase family protein — its product is MLFIGLLAACAGVAACSSSSSPPAAGSGGAGGTGGGTGGTNGTLDQHTMDLLNKAMGVTKPIADVHVHLFQPSRSGVAWPASTNTVLFKDYLPPTYMGIAQPLGILGSGIVEASPWNDDTQWLLGQVAATPATQAFFPWYVAQLDITSADFITNLTAYLKVDPMTNPNADKIVGLRVYLWSGTIDLTNAIQMANLAEVQKQGLTLEIISRVSRPVGQPPAETNPKAQVVALATMFPNIRIIIDHMAGAKIAAAMPDPNWMADITSLAAKPNIYIKWSAFFDSANASGDESMPWTAPKDMMSYKAIFDALFMAFGPDRMIWGSNYPVSELGGTQGMPLGNSIKEELTIAEAYLATQPTGVRDKVMFDNAILFYRRLPPGTPATTLSPTTMALQALKTGKTLPIMDTHVHEFQPSRPGVVWPASTNATLYKDYLPKTCTMAAGAKATCGPAYADEIAGQNVILSNVVEASPRNNDATGNYDTDWVLSQIKGNDQFFNYAAELDITSKDFIRNLDLNTSGMTADGIDRSKMISGLRVYLWSGTIDLTDATQMANLAEVQKRGMTLDIISRVSRPAGQPPAETNPKAQVVALAKAFPKIRIIIDHMAGAKIDAAMPVPTWVADITSLAAQPNIYIKWSAFFDAANATGDESMPWVAPKDMMSYKGVFDALWAAFGEDRLIWGSNWPVVKLAGTVAEEVKIAEDYLATKTPAQRDKVMFKNAILFYRRVLPQ